The Nocardioides marmorisolisilvae genomic interval CGACCGGGTGGTCACCAAGATCGAGCTGCTCGACCAGGTGTGGGACGCCAACGCCGAGCTGGACCCCAACGTCGTCGAGGTCTACGTCGGCTACCTCCGCCGGAAGCTGGGCCGGGACGCGATCCGGACGGTGCGCGGTGTGGGCTACCGCATCGGGGGCTGAGCCATGCATCCCGCGGCCGGCCGGCTGACCCTGCGCACCCGGCTGCTGATGGTCGGGGTGCTCGGGCTGGCGGTCTCCCTGGGCATCGGGGCGGTCGCGCTGTACGTCGTACTGAGGTACTCGGGCCTGCACAGTCTCGATCGGGACGCCCACGCGAGCGCCGACCAGGTGGTGCAGCTGGTGCAGGCCGGGCACCTGCCCGATCCGATCCCAGTCACCGGCGACCAGATCGTGCAGGTCGTCGACCGGCGCGACCGGGTGGTCAGCGCCTCGGTCAACGGCGACCTGCTCACCGCGCTGCTGCGTCCGAGCGAGCAGGCCCGTGCTGAGCGGTCGCCGATCCAGGTGCCGGGATCGCGGATGGGGCAGGCCGGCCGGCTGCGGGTCATCGCGCAGGCCGTCCCCGGCACCGACCGGACCGTCGTCGTCGCGCAGGGACTCGATGAGGTGCAGCGCAGTCTGCGGCTGCTGCGCAACGCCGCACTGGTGATCTTCCCGCTGTTGCTGGTCGCGCTCGGTCTGATCGCCGCACGTGCGATCGGGGCAGCCCTGCGCCCCGTCGAGCAGTTGCGTGTCGGCGCCGAGCGGATCTCCGGCTCCGGTCGCCAGGAGCGACTGCCGGTGCCGCGCTCGGCCGACGAGATCCGTGCGCTCGCACTCACCCTGAACTCGATGCTGGACCGGCTCGCGCAGTCGCGGGAGCGGCAGCGCTCCTTCGTGGCCGACGTGGCCCACGAGCTGCGCAGCCCACTCACGTCGATCCGCACCCAGCTCGAGGTCGCCCAACGGATGGGGGAGCTGAGCAGCGCCGACGGCAGCCTGGTCGACGACCTGCACGTCGACGTGCTGCGGATGGGTGCGCTGGTCGAGGATCTGCTCACCCTCGCCCGCCTCGACGCCGATGCCGCGCCGATGTCGCCGCCGCAGCCGGTGCCGGTGGCGCCGATCCTCGCCGAGGTGGCCGCTCGCCATCGCGGCTCGTCCGCCAGCGTGCGGGTCGAAGGCTGCCCGACGGATCTCGAGGTGGCGGCCACCCCCGAGGAGCTGACCCGGGTCGTCGGGAACCTGGTCGACAACGCGGTGCGGCACGCCGACCGCCGGGTCCTGCTTTCGGCCGGGTCGTCGGGACAGCGGGTGGTCCTGCGGGTGGACGACGACGGTCCCGGTATCGCCGAGCAGGACCGCGGACGAGTGCTGGAGCGCTTCACCCGTCTCGACGAGTCTCGGGACCGCGATGCCGGGGGGAGCGGGCTCGGACTCGCGATCGTCCACGAGCTCGTCGTACGCCGCGGCGGCGCCGTACGACTCGTCAGCTCACC includes:
- a CDS encoding sensor histidine kinase; the protein is MHPAAGRLTLRTRLLMVGVLGLAVSLGIGAVALYVVLRYSGLHSLDRDAHASADQVVQLVQAGHLPDPIPVTGDQIVQVVDRRDRVVSASVNGDLLTALLRPSEQARAERSPIQVPGSRMGQAGRLRVIAQAVPGTDRTVVVAQGLDEVQRSLRLLRNAALVIFPLLLVALGLIAARAIGAALRPVEQLRVGAERISGSGRQERLPVPRSADEIRALALTLNSMLDRLAQSRERQRSFVADVAHELRSPLTSIRTQLEVAQRMGELSSADGSLVDDLHVDVLRMGALVEDLLTLARLDADAAPMSPPQPVPVAPILAEVAARHRGSSASVRVEGCPTDLEVAATPEELTRVVGNLVDNAVRHADRRVLLSAGSSGQRVVLRVDDDGPGIAEQDRGRVLERFTRLDESRDRDAGGSGLGLAIVHELVVRRGGAVRLVSSPLGGLRAEVDLPRPS